The DNA window GGACATAAGCTGCGTTGTGCCGATTTCACTTACAATGACCGCTGGAAGAATCCGGGCGATGAGGCCGTCACTGATGTCCCGCGCTATGTGGCCGGTGAAAATCCGTCGCTTTATTGCAATATGGACCTCTACAACCGGTCGTCTGCCGTTATCCGTGATGCGTCCAACATCCGTTTCCGCAATATCTCTCTTACATATAATGTTCCCGGCCTGTGGTGCTCAAAATTTTATGCCAAGGATGCCCGTCTGATGTTAGGAGTGGAAAACATTGCCGTTTTTGCAAAGTCGAAAGCAGCAAAACATACTATCGGAGGCTATCAGAAACCAACCTATATGCTCTCACTTAATCTCGGTTTCTAAACATTACCAAAGAATTGAAAAATGAAAAAATATATCTCGTTAGCCCTCATTGTGCTGACTGCCGTTATCACTGTCAGCTGCGACAATTATATCGATGTGATGCCTAAGGGCATGCGTATACCTAAAACTCTTGCCGAATATGAGGCGCTGTTGCGCTATGAGTATGCGGTGAACTATCTGCCGTCGCTTCAGGACCAGTATCTGCTCAACGACCGTTTTGTCGGAGCTAATAATTGCCGTAATGTCGATGACCTTCGTACGGCACACTACATGTGGAAAGATTCGCGCGACAGAACCGAACTCAACGCCTCGGCTGAAGATGTGTTTGACAACGGCTATGGAATCATCGGCATAGCTAATACAATCATCGAGGAAGTGCCCGGTGCGACTGAGGCGACAGAGGCTCAGAAAGCAGAGGTCATGGCCTATGCATACGCCATCCGCGCATTTGTACTGTTTCAAGTGGTGAACTATTATGCCGATGCCTATACTCCTGAAAAAGCCGCCGCCACTCCAGGTATACCGTTGATTTATAGCGGCGGTCTCGGGTCTCCGTGGCATCAGGGATCTGTAAAGGAGGTCTATGATCAGATTCTTGCCGACTTCAACAAGGCTATTGAACTCGGAATCCCGGAGACGTCAATGACTGCCATCCATCCCAACCGTGCTGCCGTCGAAGGTGGGCTGGCACGTGTCTACCTTTCGATGCGTGACTATGACAAGGCTCTGTCGCATGCAGAAGCAGCTCTTAAACTGCACGGAGAACTGTTTGACTGGCTTGAGTTCTATAACAGCTACAAGGAGCGTATTGAAAATCCGGAAGACTATACGGCTATCACATCGCCGATGGCGCACACATGTGTGGAAAATCTGTGGTTCTGTTCCGGTAACGGCAATCCGAACTATCCTTGCCGCGACATGGACATTTCAATCGAGCGTGCAGCCAGATTTGAACAGGGCGATATGAAATTTCTCGTAAGATGGAAAAAATACCAGTCATCGACCGACCTTTACTATCAGGGCATTCTGAGCGGTTATTACAATCTTGCAGGTATCGCTACGCCGGAAGTATATATGATTAAGGCTGAGTGTCAGGCTCGAAATGGTGCGGTAGACGATGCGATGCAGACTCTCGACATTCTCCGTAAGTCGCGCATACATCCCGATTTCTATCAGCCCTCGTCGGCTTCGACTACCGCTGAAGCTATCGAGCTTATACGCCGTACTAAAGACAACGAGATGATGAACACCATGATTCCCTTCATCGACATGAAGCGCTATAATGCCGAAGGAACCTATGCGCGGACTCTTACGAAAGAATTCGACGGACAGCGCTATGAACTCAAGCCGGATTCTCATCTTTGGACAATGGTTTTTCCGGCCAATGCGATAAATCGTCCGGGCAATGGAGTCCTTACTCAAAACAGCAAGTAGTTAACCTAAATACACATTATAATAATGAAAAAAACGTTTATTGCCGCCGGGCTTGCGGTGTCATTGCTCACCACGGCCTGCGGAAGCTCTGAAAAAACATCGTATACCATACACGGTGAGATTGCTGGTATACCCGACAGCTCGGTTGTACTTCTTTCTTCTTTGACCCATACATCTCCCGACACGATTGCCGAGGCCGTGGTCACCGACGGTAAGTTTGAAATCACCGGTGTGGCAGAGGAGCCACGTGCGGTCACACTCTATATAAAGGATAACTACGGAAGCAAGGTCTTCATGCTTGAGAATGCAGACATAAGTATAAACGGAGTAGTGAAATCCAATGAAGTTCCCGACGGTAAACTTCGTTTCGATTTTGACGAGGTCTCTGTGTCAGGTTCTCCGATGACCGATACATATAATGAGAAAATGTCAGGCCGCCGTATGCTCGATTCGATGTTTATGGCTCATCAGGCCGCATATCGTCCCTTGATTGATAAATATTATGAAGCTCGTCAGA is part of the Duncaniella dubosii genome and encodes:
- a CDS encoding RagB/SusD family nutrient uptake outer membrane protein, whose product is MKKYISLALIVLTAVITVSCDNYIDVMPKGMRIPKTLAEYEALLRYEYAVNYLPSLQDQYLLNDRFVGANNCRNVDDLRTAHYMWKDSRDRTELNASAEDVFDNGYGIIGIANTIIEEVPGATEATEAQKAEVMAYAYAIRAFVLFQVVNYYADAYTPEKAAATPGIPLIYSGGLGSPWHQGSVKEVYDQILADFNKAIELGIPETSMTAIHPNRAAVEGGLARVYLSMRDYDKALSHAEAALKLHGELFDWLEFYNSYKERIENPEDYTAITSPMAHTCVENLWFCSGNGNPNYPCRDMDISIERAARFEQGDMKFLVRWKKYQSSTDLYYQGILSGYYNLAGIATPEVYMIKAECQARNGAVDDAMQTLDILRKSRIHPDFYQPSSASTTAEAIELIRRTKDNEMMNTMIPFIDMKRYNAEGTYARTLTKEFDGQRYELKPDSHLWTMVFPANAINRPGNGVLTQNSK